From the Priestia koreensis genome, one window contains:
- a CDS encoding carbon starvation CstA family protein — translation MNAITMVIGSICILMIAYRLYGTFMAVKVLKLDDSKKTPAHELEDGKDYVPTNRWVTFGHHFAAIAAAGPLVGPILAAQFGYLPGLLWLLIGAVIGGAVHDAVVLFASMRQRGESLAEVAKKELGPVAGFCTGLAMLFIITITMAGLSMVVLHALEHNPWGTFAVGITIPIAMGVGLYHRKTGNLKGATIVGFILIMVAVFCGPYIQDTVLGEWLTLDVKTLSIILPIYAFFAAALPVWLLLAPRDYLSSFMKIGVFVALIAGVFLVNPTLQMPALTDFIHGGGPVLNGPVWPFISITIACGAISGFHAFVGSGTTPKMLDRWSDIKPVGFGAMLVECVVGIMALVAATALHPGDYFAINSAPEVFKTLGMETVNLSKLSQEIGLDLEGRTGGAVTLAVGMTYIFTDISWFDKLASFFFQFVIMFEALFILTAIHSGTRVARYLIQDFGGAFYKPLKRVDWLPGNIFASALACLLWGYLLFSGDIGSVWALFGVSNQLMASIGLIIGATVILKVADKRRYMLTCLIPLAYLYVTVNYAGYWMIKNVYLNTAASGYNVLNAILSIIMLVLGIVIMITAVRNWIKTWNSPVLQLNRKTA, via the coding sequence ATGAATGCGATTACAATGGTGATAGGATCGATTTGTATTTTAATGATTGCCTATCGTTTATACGGAACGTTTATGGCTGTGAAAGTCTTAAAATTAGATGATTCAAAGAAGACACCTGCGCATGAGTTAGAAGACGGGAAGGACTATGTTCCAACGAACCGATGGGTGACATTTGGACATCATTTCGCAGCGATTGCTGCCGCAGGTCCACTTGTTGGTCCAATTTTAGCCGCTCAATTTGGTTATCTTCCAGGTCTTCTATGGCTGTTAATTGGAGCAGTAATTGGTGGAGCCGTACATGACGCGGTCGTATTGTTCGCATCGATGCGTCAGCGAGGAGAGTCACTTGCTGAAGTAGCGAAGAAGGAATTAGGTCCTGTTGCTGGTTTTTGTACGGGTCTTGCGATGTTGTTCATCATTACCATCACGATGGCTGGTTTGTCCATGGTTGTACTTCACGCACTTGAACATAACCCTTGGGGAACGTTTGCGGTTGGAATTACGATTCCGATTGCTATGGGAGTAGGATTATATCATCGTAAAACAGGTAATTTAAAAGGTGCGACAATTGTTGGTTTTATACTCATTATGGTAGCCGTATTTTGCGGGCCATATATTCAAGATACGGTCCTTGGGGAATGGCTAACGCTTGATGTAAAAACGTTATCAATTATTTTACCGATTTATGCCTTTTTTGCAGCGGCATTGCCAGTATGGCTACTGCTTGCGCCGCGTGATTATTTAAGTAGCTTTATGAAAATTGGGGTTTTCGTAGCCTTGATTGCCGGTGTGTTCCTTGTGAATCCAACGCTTCAAATGCCTGCATTAACCGATTTTATCCACGGTGGAGGTCCAGTATTAAATGGTCCAGTATGGCCATTCATCTCAATTACAATCGCTTGTGGAGCAATTTCAGGATTCCATGCATTCGTTGGGTCTGGAACAACACCAAAAATGCTTGATCGCTGGAGTGATATTAAGCCTGTCGGATTCGGTGCTATGCTTGTAGAATGTGTCGTTGGGATCATGGCGCTTGTTGCGGCAACAGCTCTTCACCCTGGAGATTATTTTGCGATTAACTCCGCGCCGGAAGTGTTTAAAACGTTAGGAATGGAAACAGTTAATCTTTCAAAGCTAAGCCAGGAGATTGGCCTTGACCTCGAGGGACGTACTGGTGGAGCCGTCACATTGGCAGTAGGAATGACGTACATCTTCACGGATATTTCCTGGTTTGATAAATTAGCTTCATTCTTCTTCCAGTTCGTCATTATGTTTGAAGCATTGTTCATTCTAACAGCGATCCATTCAGGAACACGCGTTGCACGTTATCTTATCCAAGATTTTGGAGGCGCCTTCTATAAGCCTCTAAAACGTGTAGACTGGCTTCCTGGTAATATTTTTGCCAGTGCACTTGCATGTTTGCTTTGGGGATACCTCCTCTTTTCGGGAGATATCGGATCGGTATGGGCATTGTTTGGGGTATCCAATCAGCTAATGGCGTCAATTGGATTGATTATTGGTGCAACGGTTATCTTAAAAGTTGCTGATAAGCGCCGTTATATGCTGACATGCCTTATTCCATTAGCGTATCTATACGTAACGGTTAATTACGCCGGATATTGGATGATCAAGAACGTCTACTTAAATACGGCTGCATCAGGCTACAACGTATTAAACGCTATTTTATCAATCATTATGCTCGTCTTAGGAATTGTCATTATGATTACAGCTGTACGGAACTGGATTAAAACATGGAATAGTCCAGTTCTGCAGCTTAATAGAAAAACGGCTTAA
- a CDS encoding LytR/AlgR family response regulator transcription factor: MMKAFIVDDEPLARDELKYLLLRTREVDIVGESSSLLDAIEQIAVLKPDLAFLDIELSQDSGLQLAAELRRLDHVPAIVFATAYDEFALQAFDLDAVDYILKPFDEDRIRKTVQKIKHQMPHTSVESSAKVSQSATAEPLVGKLAVSTDEKIVLIDVQHILFVATSEGKTVIQTKEESFKIADTLVTIEKKLMSDTFLRVHRSYLVNIHQIVEIEPWFNSTYNLVMKNGLKVPVSRTYVKELRQRIGF, from the coding sequence ATGATGAAGGCATTTATAGTTGATGATGAACCTTTGGCACGAGATGAATTGAAATATTTGCTGTTACGAACGCGTGAAGTTGATATTGTAGGCGAATCTAGCAGTCTGTTAGATGCAATTGAACAGATCGCCGTATTAAAACCAGACCTTGCTTTTTTAGATATTGAGCTTTCACAGGATAGTGGCTTACAGCTTGCAGCTGAATTGCGTCGTCTCGATCATGTACCAGCCATTGTGTTCGCAACAGCCTATGATGAATTTGCTCTGCAAGCTTTTGATTTAGACGCTGTTGATTATATCTTGAAACCTTTCGATGAAGATCGAATTAGGAAAACAGTTCAGAAAATAAAGCATCAAATGCCCCATACTTCTGTAGAATCATCGGCAAAGGTTTCCCAAAGTGCTACAGCTGAACCACTAGTAGGAAAGTTAGCTGTATCTACTGACGAGAAGATTGTCCTAATTGATGTTCAACATATTCTTTTTGTTGCTACATCAGAAGGCAAGACCGTTATTCAGACAAAGGAAGAATCATTTAAAATTGCTGATACACTTGTGACCATTGAGAAAAAACTGATGAGTGATACGTTTTTGCGTGTTCATAGAAGCTATTTAGTGAATATCCATCAGATTGTTGAAATCGAGCCTTGGTTTAACTCTACCTATAATCTAGTGATGAAAAATGGATTGAAGGTGCCAGTTAGTCGTACGTATGTAAAAGAACTAAGACAACGAATTGGATTTTAA
- a CDS encoding sensor histidine kinase — MISLIPLMIERVGVVLIVAFLLAQMKSFRKVIDQSQTVKEKMILVVIFGLFGVMSNYTGIKIHPNSITENSWLIAIEPDSAIANTRIMGITIGSMLGGPVVGVGIGLIAGLHRYLMGGFTATACAISAILAGGIAGYVGMVRKRRGTITAPFAVMMGIIMEITQMGLILIVTKPFDIAWNLVKVIGIPMIIINGLGMLLFMIIIQNILREREKTRALQTSKAFYIADQTLPFFRKGLNPESCQRVAELMLELTDADAIAITNAEGVLAHVGAASDHHKPTLGFSTELTKKVLKEGTVLMARSREEILCQNERCPLRAAVVLPLRLHDQTVGTLKLYFNNPSQLTEVERELAEGLANLFSTQLELGEAEQQSKLLKDAEVKALQAQIHPHFLFNAINTISVLCRTNPEKARKLLLELSHFFRSNLQGARQMLISLEKEIEHVKAYLSLEQARFPDRYEVDWSIEEGLENQLLPPFVLQPLVENSIRHAFSKMKRGEVKVEVSADHDHLRIQVRDNGHGISADKLQVLGKETVFSTHGTGTALVNIKERLYGIYGKEATFRIESEEEKGTSIQIKIPLKQTGGYSSYDEGIYS, encoded by the coding sequence ATGATTAGCCTAATTCCGCTAATGATTGAACGGGTAGGAGTTGTGCTGATTGTCGCCTTTCTCTTAGCTCAAATGAAATCGTTTCGTAAGGTTATTGATCAAAGCCAAACAGTGAAAGAAAAAATGATTCTTGTCGTTATCTTTGGCTTGTTTGGTGTGATGAGCAATTATACGGGCATTAAAATTCATCCAAACTCCATTACGGAAAATAGCTGGCTCATTGCGATTGAGCCTGATAGTGCCATTGCGAATACAAGAATTATGGGCATTACGATTGGTTCGATGCTAGGAGGACCTGTCGTTGGTGTAGGAATCGGTCTAATTGCCGGCCTGCATCGCTATTTAATGGGCGGTTTTACCGCTACAGCGTGTGCGATCTCAGCTATTTTAGCCGGAGGAATAGCGGGATACGTTGGTATGGTTCGTAAGCGTCGAGGCACAATTACAGCTCCCTTCGCGGTGATGATGGGTATCATCATGGAAATAACTCAAATGGGTCTTATTTTAATTGTGACAAAGCCTTTTGACATCGCGTGGAATTTAGTAAAAGTAATTGGTATTCCCATGATTATTATTAATGGTCTTGGGATGCTGTTGTTTATGATTATTATTCAAAACATTCTGCGTGAACGTGAAAAAACAAGAGCACTCCAAACGAGCAAAGCTTTCTACATTGCGGATCAGACCCTTCCATTTTTCCGTAAGGGGTTAAATCCCGAATCGTGTCAACGAGTAGCGGAGCTGATGCTAGAGCTAACGGATGCAGATGCGATCGCAATTACAAATGCAGAAGGAGTATTAGCGCATGTTGGGGCAGCTTCTGATCATCATAAGCCTACTCTTGGCTTTTCAACTGAACTAACGAAAAAAGTGTTAAAAGAGGGGACGGTGCTTATGGCAAGGAGCCGAGAGGAGATTCTTTGTCAGAATGAGCGATGTCCACTCCGAGCAGCAGTCGTACTTCCTCTCAGATTGCATGATCAGACAGTTGGAACGTTAAAGCTGTACTTTAATAATCCAAGTCAATTAACGGAGGTAGAAAGAGAGCTAGCAGAGGGATTGGCAAATCTATTTTCGACTCAGCTCGAGTTAGGAGAAGCGGAGCAGCAAAGTAAATTGTTAAAAGATGCTGAAGTCAAAGCACTTCAAGCCCAAATTCACCCGCATTTTCTTTTTAACGCGATTAACACCATTTCTGTTTTATGTCGCACGAATCCTGAAAAAGCAAGAAAGCTTTTGTTAGAGCTTAGCCACTTTTTTCGTAGTAATTTGCAGGGGGCAAGGCAAATGCTGATCTCACTCGAAAAAGAAATCGAGCATGTAAAGGCCTATCTCTCTTTAGAACAGGCCCGCTTTCCAGATCGCTATGAGGTGGATTGGAGCATTGAAGAGGGACTTGAGAATCAATTGCTGCCTCCGTTCGTTTTGCAGCCTCTTGTGGAAAACAGTATCCGTCATGCCTTTTCAAAAATGAAAAGGGGAGAAGTGAAGGTAGAAGTCTCAGCCGATCATGATCACTTACGTATTCAGGTTAGAGATAACGGTCATGGTATTTCTGCTGACAAGCTACAGGTACTGGGAAAGGAAACGGTTTTTTCGACACATGGAACAGGTACAGCTCTTGTTAATATTAAAGAGAGACTTTATGGAATTTATGGAAAAGAAGCGACTTTTCGTATTGAAAGTGAGGAAGAGAAGGGAACATCTATTCAGATCAAAATTCCTTTAAAACAAACAGGAGGGTATAGCTCATATGATGAAGGCATTTATAGTTGA
- a CDS encoding sensor domain-containing protein gives MKSITKIYRRKWFLLFGFVIIIKLLLELGYYYLESFQIVPKLLLDVTILVGIMAIPIFMQRDMHKTNIELQANKQKLKNIFDTLDVAVWSHDLKTDHLLITSGIQKLYDYSLNEFYEDKLLWKKVIHPEDLSIINEREKLLARGESVISIYRIQRKDGEVRWIQDRGIPTLDENGQFIDFTSVLFDITDRKESEERYRSLVEMSPDMIAVVSKGKIDYANGAGCEFAGISNPQELIGQPLENIFPEEVLNELRIIEKNSNSGVCKSFEFQLTAPDGIKRDLEMSAVPTLYEGRLAKQIIVHDITDQKRAKQTIEFMAYYDALTGLPNRYMFRKYLNDMLNKSEAQTLAVLFLDLDRFKVINDTKGHSIGDQLLKKVANRLQRRVQQMGMVARLGGDEFIILLEDTDHIKTKDLARQLINEFAPPLELNGQEYFITPSIGISMYPEDGEDEETLIRQADTAMYLAKDRGKNNFQFYHPQLNSLSLRKMELETALRKAIEQESFMIHYQPQVDLKTGMIVGVEALLRWVHPTHGFISPGEFIPLAEETGLIVPLGKWVLQEACRQNKQWRDAGLSDIPISINISVRQMQEEDFIECVERVVQELGIIPSCVELEITESIIQNIDESLLILNQLKELGFKLSIDDFGTGYSSLSYLKHLPIDKIKIDKSFVDDIVEDSNGGAIVKTIIDMGTNLNFTVIAEGIETEDQQQFLIQNGCELGQGYLFSRPLPLQEVKELLRQGIVRREIIQ, from the coding sequence ATGAAATCAATTACGAAAATCTATCGGCGAAAATGGTTTTTGCTCTTTGGTTTTGTCATTATTATTAAATTGCTACTTGAGTTAGGCTATTATTATTTGGAATCATTCCAGATCGTTCCGAAACTATTACTAGACGTTACGATTTTAGTAGGAATTATGGCCATTCCGATCTTTATGCAGCGTGATATGCACAAAACAAATATCGAGCTACAGGCCAACAAACAAAAGCTGAAGAATATTTTTGACACGCTCGATGTAGCGGTTTGGTCACATGACTTAAAGACGGACCATCTTTTAATTACATCTGGTATTCAAAAGCTTTATGATTATTCATTGAATGAGTTTTATGAGGATAAGCTGCTGTGGAAAAAAGTCATTCACCCAGAAGACCTTTCCATTATTAACGAACGAGAGAAGCTTCTTGCAAGAGGGGAATCTGTGATTAGTATTTACCGGATTCAACGAAAAGATGGTGAAGTAAGGTGGATTCAGGACCGCGGCATCCCGACATTGGACGAAAATGGACAGTTTATTGATTTTACGAGCGTTTTATTTGATATTACAGATCGAAAAGAAAGCGAAGAACGTTATCGAAGCCTAGTAGAAATGTCTCCAGATATGATTGCAGTCGTGAGCAAAGGAAAGATTGACTATGCAAACGGGGCAGGGTGCGAGTTCGCTGGTATTTCAAATCCTCAGGAATTGATCGGACAACCTCTTGAAAATATCTTTCCTGAAGAAGTGCTGAATGAGCTTCGAATAATAGAGAAAAATTCAAATAGCGGTGTATGCAAAAGCTTTGAATTTCAGCTGACTGCTCCAGACGGAATAAAAAGAGATCTAGAAATGTCAGCTGTCCCAACATTATACGAAGGACGATTAGCTAAACAAATTATTGTTCATGACATTACAGATCAGAAAAGGGCCAAGCAAACGATTGAGTTCATGGCTTATTACGATGCGCTTACAGGTCTTCCAAACCGTTATATGTTTCGGAAGTACTTAAACGATATGCTAAATAAATCAGAGGCGCAGACACTAGCGGTGCTATTCCTAGATCTAGACCGCTTTAAAGTTATTAACGACACGAAAGGTCATAGCATTGGGGATCAACTACTAAAAAAGGTCGCTAACCGGTTACAGAGAAGAGTTCAACAGATGGGAATGGTTGCACGTCTAGGTGGAGATGAGTTTATCATCCTATTAGAAGATACAGATCACATTAAAACGAAGGATCTCGCTAGACAATTAATCAATGAATTTGCCCCACCTTTAGAGCTGAACGGACAGGAGTATTTTATCACTCCTAGTATTGGCATTAGCATGTATCCAGAAGATGGTGAGGATGAGGAAACGCTCATTCGACAGGCAGATACAGCAATGTATTTAGCAAAAGATCGAGGGAAAAACAACTTTCAATTTTACCATCCGCAGTTGAACAGTCTTTCACTACGAAAAATGGAGCTTGAAACGGCCTTGCGTAAAGCAATCGAGCAAGAGAGCTTTATGATTCACTATCAGCCTCAGGTGGATTTAAAAACAGGAATGATTGTGGGAGTTGAGGCTTTGTTGCGCTGGGTTCATCCTACGCATGGATTTATCTCGCCAGGTGAATTTATTCCATTAGCTGAGGAGACAGGATTAATTGTTCCGCTTGGAAAGTGGGTTCTACAAGAGGCATGCAGGCAAAATAAGCAGTGGAGAGATGCCGGTTTATCTGATATTCCAATCTCGATTAACATTTCAGTGCGTCAAATGCAGGAAGAAGATTTTATCGAGTGCGTAGAGCGAGTTGTTCAAGAGCTAGGGATTATTCCTTCTTGTGTAGAGCTAGAAATTACGGAGAGTATTATTCAAAATATTGACGAATCCCTCCTTATTTTAAATCAATTAAAAGAACTGGGATTTAAGTTATCCATTGATGATTTTGGAACAGGGTATTCATCGCTTAGTTATTTAAAGCACCTACCTATCGATAAAATTAAAATTGATAAGTCGTTTGTGGATGATATTGTCGAGGATTCTAACGGAGGAGCGATCGTGAAAACCATTATTGATATGGGAACCAATCTTAATTTCACGGTGATTGCCGAAGGAATTGAGACAGAAGACCAGCAGCAATTTTTAATTCAGAACGGCTGTGAGCTTGGTCAAGGATATTTATTTAGCCGACCGCTTCCATTACAGGAAGTAAAGGAGCTTCTGCGACAAGGGATTGTCCGTAGAGAAATCATTCAGTAA